A genomic window from Centroberyx gerrardi isolate f3 chromosome 14, fCenGer3.hap1.cur.20231027, whole genome shotgun sequence includes:
- the LOC139917608 gene encoding galanin receptor type 1: MENLQRQQVNSSGRGLMNRADEALMKTLVPILDGLILVTGLVGHSLVITILAGRRRKDGQPPHGTDTLLLALSAADLLLLLCLPFHTSAIALGFWPFGSFLCKAISFLGVACSAASVFTLAALAVSRYLTVVHPTWAYRSRMRRRIKLTVALLWLPASALAAPQFAVRTVSVSSAVYCFAFLSDFSQLVYSTALFLFAFALPLGVIVLMYAKIYCFLRHARLLGSAPQLERYQSQVTHTSALLVLVFTLLWLPSYGLMFTFIGGTIEGTPGYRSIAILARLLASSAAVVNPVLYVFMSQKFRRELLELGRERWAWCKSCLIGCPHMVGRDTVQPFELDPTSERGQN; encoded by the coding sequence ATGGAGAATTTGCAGAGGCAGCAAGTAAACAGCAGTGGCCGCGGCCTAATGAACAGGGCGGACGAGGCGCTGATGAAGACTTTGGTGCCAATCCTGGATGGGCTAATTCTGGTGACTGGCCTGGTGGGCCACTCCTTGGTCATCACTATCCTGGCCGGTAGGAGGAGGAAAGACGGTCAACCTCCCCACGGCACAGACACCTTGCTGCTGGCTTTGAGCGCTGCGgacctgttgctgctgctctgcctgcCTTTCCACACCTCTGCCATCGCCCTGGGCTTCTGGCCTTTCGGCAGCTTCCTGTGCAAGGCCATCAGCTTCCTGGGTGTGGCCTGTTCGGCCGCCTCAGTCTTCACCCTGGCAGCTTTGGCTGTGTCACGCTACCTGACAGTGGTACACCCCACCTGGGCCTACCGTTCTCGAATGCGCCGTCGCATAAAGCTGACTGTAGCTCTGCTGTGGCTCCCTGCCTCGGCCCTGGCTGCTCCCCAGTTTGCCGTCCGCACAGTTAGTGTGTCCAGCGCTGTGTACTGCTTTGCCTTCCTGTCGGATTTCAGCCAGCTGGTCTACAGCACCGCCCTCTTCTTGTTCGCCTTCGCCCTACCGCTGGGCGTCATCGTGCTGATGTATGCCAAGATCTACTGTTTTCTTCGCCACGCGCGGCTGCTGGGCAGCGCCCCCCAGCTGGAACGCTACCAGAGCCAGGTCACTCACACTTCGGCTCTCCTAGTCCTGGTCTTCACTCTCCTCTGGCTGCCCTCCTACGGTCTCATGTTCACCTTCATTGGAGGAACCATAGAGGGCACGCCAGGTTACCGTTCCATCGCCATCCTGGCCAGGCTGTTGGCATCCTCCGCAGCAGTAGTAAACCCGGTTCTCTATGTCTTTATGTCCCAGAAGTTTCGACGGGAGTTACTGGAGCTGGGGAGGGAGCGCTGGGCATGGTGCAAGAGCTGTCTGATTGGTTGCCCTCATATGGTGGGCAGGGACACGGTACAGCCCTTTGAGCTGGACCCGACCTCAGAGAGAGGGCAAAACTGA